A single genomic interval of Sphingobium sp. WTD-1 harbors:
- a CDS encoding helix-turn-helix domain-containing protein yields MRDEKGLAIGELSRRTGVNIETIRYFERVGIVATPPRTSGGRRVYGAGHVRVLGFIRGARELGFTPAEVRAILSLGGPAQASCSEVREIAAHHLERVRAKMADLAQLESLLATTIDRCEGDGAASCAVIELLDQYTTT; encoded by the coding sequence ATGAGGGATGAGAAAGGCCTAGCTATCGGCGAGTTGTCGCGCCGAACCGGCGTGAACATCGAGACGATCCGCTATTTCGAGCGCGTCGGCATTGTGGCGACCCCACCCCGCACGAGCGGGGGCCGGCGAGTATATGGGGCCGGCCACGTCCGCGTCCTTGGATTCATCCGTGGCGCGCGTGAACTCGGCTTCACCCCGGCCGAGGTGCGCGCGATCCTGTCACTTGGCGGTCCCGCGCAGGCGTCGTGCAGTGAGGTCCGCGAGATCGCGGCCCACCACCTGGAGCGGGTTCGCGCGAAAATGGCAGACCTAGCGCAACTCGAAAGCCTGCTTGCCACGACGATCGACCGTTGCGAGGGCGACGGGGCGGCGAGTTGTGCCGTGATCGAATTGCTTGACCAATATACAACCACTTAG
- a CDS encoding transposase, which produces MMGEQQRGGKGASWRALGAMIPADHMLHRIDGLIDLGELRDALAPHYSCRGRPSIAPELLVRMALIARLYGITSERRLCEEVRFNLAYRWFCRLPLNAPVPHHSTFSKNRHGRFRDASIFRILFEQTVRRCADAGLIAHKDAAIDASFVAADASWQRKMRDADMAAPRLPRPVCEWLADQANAPPQEHGVPRGKPAEVSRTDPASAWSARTARGRFGYAFNVLIDTPGGVAIDVEASPARFAAEVDAGRTMLARADNRFGYRPKRVAADTAYGSAAFLAFVTDRGTIPHIPVLERSEQTKGKFPREAFRYEREQDRYVCPAGKILPFRGADRRAGFLRYSASPADCRACHLKRKCTAGSNRSVTHSEYEDVREMVRGEMQTPLFKRSMRLRRGVERVFADAKGKRGLTRLHLRGLRGAEEEFLLGAAIANLVLLARTDARPARNRRPPPVPERIERMARISRGRFEQSYYATIF; this is translated from the coding sequence ATGATGGGTGAGCAACAGCGAGGCGGCAAGGGCGCAAGCTGGCGGGCGCTGGGAGCGATGATCCCCGCCGATCATATGCTGCACAGGATAGACGGGCTGATCGACCTGGGTGAACTGCGCGATGCGCTCGCGCCGCACTACAGTTGCCGTGGGCGTCCCTCGATCGCGCCTGAATTGCTGGTCCGCATGGCGCTGATCGCTCGCCTCTATGGCATCACGTCGGAGCGCCGTCTGTGTGAGGAAGTCCGCTTCAACCTCGCCTATCGCTGGTTCTGCCGATTGCCGCTCAACGCGCCGGTGCCGCACCACTCGACGTTTAGCAAGAACCGGCATGGCCGCTTCCGCGATGCTAGCATCTTCCGCATCCTGTTCGAGCAGACGGTGCGGCGCTGCGCCGATGCGGGGCTGATCGCCCACAAGGATGCCGCAATCGATGCATCGTTCGTCGCGGCCGATGCGAGCTGGCAGCGCAAGATGCGGGACGCCGACATGGCCGCGCCCCGGCTTCCCCGCCCGGTTTGTGAATGGCTGGCGGATCAGGCCAATGCTCCACCGCAGGAACATGGCGTACCGCGTGGCAAACCGGCCGAGGTGTCACGCACCGATCCGGCGTCGGCATGGTCGGCGCGCACGGCGCGGGGCCGGTTCGGCTATGCCTTCAATGTCCTGATTGACACGCCGGGAGGGGTGGCGATCGACGTGGAGGCCAGTCCCGCCCGCTTCGCCGCGGAAGTCGATGCGGGGCGGACCATGCTGGCACGGGCCGACAATCGGTTCGGCTATCGGCCAAAGCGTGTCGCGGCCGACACCGCCTATGGCAGCGCTGCGTTCCTGGCGTTCGTCACCGATCGCGGCACCATCCCGCATATCCCGGTGCTGGAACGATCCGAACAGACCAAGGGCAAATTCCCCCGCGAAGCCTTCCGCTATGAGCGGGAGCAGGACCGCTATGTCTGCCCCGCTGGGAAGATACTGCCCTTTCGCGGTGCCGATCGTCGGGCGGGCTTTCTCCGATACAGCGCCAGTCCTGCCGATTGCCGCGCCTGTCACCTCAAACGGAAATGCACCGCAGGCAGCAACAGGTCGGTCACGCACAGCGAATATGAGGACGTGCGTGAGATGGTGCGCGGCGAGATGCAGACGCCGCTATTCAAGCGGTCGATGCGGCTGCGCCGGGGTGTCGAGCGGGTGTTCGCCGATGCCAAAGGCAAGCGAGGGCTGACCCGCCTGCACCTTCGCGGACTGCGCGGTGCCGAAGAAGAGTTTCTGTTGGGCGCGGCCATTGCCAATCTCGTGCTGTTAGCCCGCACCGACGCAAGACCGGCCCGGAACCGTCGCCCGCCCCCGGTGCCGGAACGCATCGAGCGCATGGCCCGGATCAGCCGTGGCCGGTTCGAGCAATCCTACTACGCGACGATCTTCTGA
- a CDS encoding recombinase family protein produces the protein MLVGYARVSTSDQDLTLQTDALTKAGCEKLFTDKVSGAKLNRPGLTEALNFVRAGDTLVIWKLDRLGRSIGGLIELAADLSARKIDFRSLTDGFDTATPSGRLLFHILASVAEMERELIKERTIAGLAAARAKGGTGGGRKSVMTPDMLDTARKLLKAGDKPAKVAKLLQVGRSTFYRHFPAAEREPG, from the coding sequence ATGCTGGTTGGTTATGCGCGTGTCTCGACCTCCGACCAGGACCTGACGCTACAAACCGATGCGCTGACCAAGGCTGGCTGTGAAAAGCTGTTCACCGACAAGGTGAGCGGCGCGAAGCTGAACCGTCCCGGTCTGACCGAAGCTCTCAATTTCGTGCGGGCCGGTGACACGCTGGTGATATGGAAGCTCGATCGCCTTGGCCGATCGATCGGGGGCCTGATCGAACTGGCGGCGGACTTGTCCGCTCGGAAGATTGATTTCCGGTCCCTGACGGACGGGTTCGACACGGCAACCCCATCGGGCCGTCTGCTGTTCCATATCCTCGCTTCTGTCGCGGAGATGGAGCGCGAACTGATAAAGGAACGGACGATTGCCGGTTTGGCAGCGGCACGGGCCAAGGGCGGCACGGGCGGAGGCCGCAAGTCGGTCATGACGCCTGACATGCTCGATACCGCCCGCAAGCTGCTCAAGGCTGGCGACAAACCGGCGAAGGTCGCGAAGCTGCTCCAGGTCGGCCGTTCTACCTTCTATCGCCACTTCCCTGCGGCCGAGCGCGAACCCGGCTAA
- a CDS encoding DUF305 domain-containing protein, translating into MLGLTASALLTGAVAAAPAGGYASMVAAAMDRMMAGMMVKPSGNVDRDFVTMMLPHHQGAIDMAVAELRYGHNEQLKRIAQEIIIDQQQEIAAMKLAIGQPLPPSTPAPTQGGDHHSPMEH; encoded by the coding sequence ATGCTCGGTCTGACTGCTTCGGCCCTGCTCACAGGCGCAGTCGCGGCCGCCCCTGCCGGTGGTTACGCCAGCATGGTGGCTGCCGCGATGGACCGGATGATGGCGGGCATGATGGTCAAGCCGTCCGGCAACGTCGACCGCGACTTCGTCACGATGATGCTCCCGCATCATCAGGGTGCGATCGATATGGCAGTGGCGGAGCTGCGCTACGGCCATAACGAGCAGCTCAAGCGCATCGCGCAGGAGATCATCATCGATCAGCAGCAGGAGATTGCCGCTATGAAGTTGGCGATCGGTCAGCCGCTACCGCCTTCGACGCCGGCCCCGACGCAGGGCGGCGACCACCACAGCCCTATGGAGCACTGA
- a CDS encoding YncE family protein: MIRTILRSAALLMSAAPGLAMAQQAPWNAKDMPVSHRDRVYASEQFSNTVSVTDPADNRLLGVIKLGDPQPMNFSPLYKGQVLVHGLGFSPDGKTLAVVSIGSNAVSWIDTATNTVKHTTYVGRSPHEAFFTPDGKEVWVTVRGEDYIAVLDPATYKETGRIKTPGGPGMTIFSPDGRYGYVCSSFNPVLAVFDVATHAQVGQVAQPSPFCPNIAATPDGKQAWFTLKDIGKTVAFDARPPFTILKVLDTGPITNHVNFARTAKGQFAYVTVGGENAVKVFRTSDFTLVATIPVGKMPHGVWPSGDGRRIYVGLENADELAAIDTAGNTVVATVPVGQAPQAIAYVPNAVPTGPGTDNLQPLGTAGKALHLTMGPIGGKGAASSITLFDQGIIQVVQSAVTGLQPKKPYMLVLTANADGSGAVEPLANFMSNPAGAAIVNASGPIRQIVQGSTATPRRFLAVAEVVNGAPGRIVQVQRD; encoded by the coding sequence ATGATCCGGACCATCCTGCGCTCGGCCGCCTTGCTGATGAGCGCCGCACCGGGCCTCGCCATGGCGCAGCAGGCGCCGTGGAACGCCAAGGACATGCCCGTCAGCCACCGCGACCGCGTCTATGCGTCCGAACAATTCTCCAACACGGTGTCGGTGACGGACCCTGCCGACAACCGGCTGCTCGGCGTCATCAAGCTCGGCGATCCGCAGCCGATGAACTTCTCCCCGCTCTACAAGGGACAAGTGCTGGTCCACGGCCTGGGCTTCTCGCCGGACGGGAAGACCTTGGCGGTCGTGTCGATCGGATCGAATGCCGTGTCGTGGATCGACACCGCCACCAACACGGTCAAACACACGACCTATGTCGGGCGCAGTCCGCACGAGGCGTTCTTCACGCCGGACGGAAAGGAGGTCTGGGTCACCGTTCGCGGCGAGGACTATATCGCCGTGCTCGATCCCGCGACGTACAAGGAAACCGGCCGCATCAAGACGCCCGGTGGTCCGGGTATGACGATCTTCTCGCCCGATGGGCGATACGGCTATGTCTGTTCCTCGTTCAATCCGGTGCTGGCCGTGTTCGATGTCGCAACCCACGCACAGGTCGGACAGGTGGCGCAGCCGAGCCCATTCTGCCCCAACATCGCCGCGACGCCGGACGGCAAGCAGGCGTGGTTTACGCTAAAGGACATCGGCAAGACGGTCGCATTCGATGCCAGGCCACCCTTCACAATCCTCAAGGTGCTGGATACCGGGCCGATCACCAATCACGTCAACTTCGCCCGCACGGCCAAGGGGCAGTTCGCCTATGTGACGGTCGGCGGGGAGAATGCGGTGAAGGTGTTCCGCACGTCCGACTTCACGCTGGTGGCAACCATTCCAGTCGGCAAGATGCCGCACGGTGTCTGGCCGTCCGGCGACGGTCGGCGCATCTATGTCGGGCTGGAGAATGCCGATGAGCTGGCCGCGATCGACACCGCTGGCAACACGGTCGTCGCTACCGTGCCGGTCGGACAGGCACCGCAGGCGATCGCCTATGTGCCGAACGCTGTTCCGACAGGCCCCGGCACCGACAATCTCCAGCCGCTCGGCACGGCCGGCAAGGCGTTGCATCTGACTATGGGGCCGATCGGCGGCAAGGGTGCGGCAAGCAGCATCACCCTCTTCGACCAAGGCATCATTCAGGTCGTGCAGAGTGCCGTTACCGGTTTGCAGCCCAAGAAGCCCTACATGCTCGTGCTGACCGCCAACGCGGATGGTAGCGGCGCTGTAGAGCCGCTTGCCAACTTCATGAGCAACCCGGCGGGTGCGGCGATCGTCAACGCGTCGGGTCCGATCCGGCAGATCGTTCAAGGCAGCACCGCGACGCCCCGCCGTTTTCTGGCGGTCGCTGAGGTGGTGAACGGCGCGCCGGGACGCATCGTGCAGGTACAGCGCGACTGA
- a CDS encoding RNA polymerase sigma factor: MDPLAAAIEPLIPGLRRYARSWLRDRAMADDVVQDCLERAVGRWRQRRGAEVRPWVYTILHNLLVDHQRQHSRRGTAVPLHLVDDATLGRPADQETGLHHRDLLRALDALPEEQRTVLLLVSVEGLPYAEVAAVVGVPLGTVMSRISRARDRLATLLREGERPRLRSVQ, encoded by the coding sequence ATGGACCCGCTTGCCGCCGCGATCGAGCCCCTGATCCCCGGTCTGCGCCGCTATGCCCGGTCGTGGTTGCGCGATCGGGCAATGGCAGATGACGTGGTGCAGGATTGTCTCGAGCGCGCGGTCGGGCGCTGGCGACAACGACGCGGGGCGGAGGTGCGCCCATGGGTCTATACGATCCTGCACAATCTGTTGGTCGACCATCAGCGGCAGCATAGCCGGCGAGGCACAGCGGTTCCGCTCCACCTCGTGGACGACGCCACGCTCGGCCGTCCGGCCGATCAGGAAACAGGCCTACACCACCGCGACCTGCTGCGCGCCCTTGATGCGTTGCCCGAGGAGCAGCGAACGGTGCTGCTCCTCGTATCGGTCGAGGGCCTGCCCTATGCGGAGGTCGCTGCCGTTGTCGGCGTGCCGCTGGGCACGGTGATGTCGCGCATATCCCGGGCGCGCGACCGACTGGCGACCCTCCTCCGGGAGGGTGAACGGCCGCGATTGAGGAGCGTGCAATGA
- a CDS encoding anti-sigma factor — protein sequence MTSPIGEDDLAAWIDGRLSPERQRLVDAYLEGQPDLHARLREQAEQARALASLFAPIADEPIPATMRVAAIRGRQRQPRWQFAIAASLLLAVGFGGGWSSAKWSGEPRAGIAALANEASDNFRVYAADRIRPAEIGPDQRAMLIRWTSARLGERVTIPDLSTAGYRYGGGRLVATPHGPAALLLYDGPQASKLAVLTRPMQIDKTASMTSTSSGTMGRVTWAVDGIGYSVVGERPAAELHPIADEVRRQADAALVS from the coding sequence ATGACCAGCCCGATCGGCGAGGACGATCTGGCCGCATGGATCGATGGCAGGCTGTCGCCCGAGCGGCAGCGCCTGGTCGATGCCTATCTTGAAGGCCAGCCGGACCTGCATGCCCGTTTGCGGGAACAGGCGGAGCAGGCGCGAGCCCTTGCATCCCTGTTTGCCCCGATCGCGGATGAACCGATCCCGGCGACGATGCGCGTCGCAGCCATCAGGGGGCGGCAACGTCAGCCGCGATGGCAATTCGCCATCGCCGCGTCACTTCTGCTGGCGGTCGGGTTTGGCGGTGGTTGGTCGAGCGCGAAGTGGAGCGGTGAACCCCGCGCAGGCATCGCGGCGCTGGCCAACGAGGCGAGTGACAATTTCCGTGTCTATGCCGCCGACCGGATACGACCGGCGGAGATCGGTCCGGATCAGCGCGCCATGCTGATCCGATGGACCTCCGCCCGTTTGGGTGAGCGCGTCACCATCCCGGACCTCAGCACAGCCGGCTATCGCTATGGTGGGGGGCGACTGGTCGCGACGCCTCACGGCCCTGCGGCACTGCTCCTCTACGACGGACCGCAAGCGTCGAAACTCGCGGTGCTGACGAGGCCTATGCAGATCGACAAGACTGCGAGCATGACCAGCACGTCCAGCGGGACCATGGGCCGGGTCACATGGGCAGTCGACGGGATCGGCTATAGTGTGGTGGGCGAGCGGCCTGCGGCCGAGCTGCATCCGATTGCCGATGAAGTCCGGCGGCAGGCCGATGCGGCGCTGGTGTCCTGA